The sequence ATGGAGCCGGACGGCGGCACGACCAATATCCGCAACGTGAAGTCCAAGCACTGGACGAGGTGGCTGGGTCCGGAGAACCGCTGTGTGGTGCCGTTCAACAGCTTCTCAGAATTCAACAAGGCCGAAGGCGGCGACATCTGGTTCGCGCTCGACGAGACCCGGCCGCTGGCGTGCTTCGCCGGCATCTGGACCAACTGGACCTCGGTCAGGAAGGTCAAGGAAGGCGAGACGACGAACGACCTCTACGCATTCCTGACCACGGAGCCGAACGCCGAAGTCGGGGCGATCCATCCGAAGGCGATGCCAGTGATCCTGACGACGCCCGACGAGGTTGAAACTTGGATGACCGCGCCCCTCGAGGAAGCCCTGAAGCTACAGCGGCCCCTTCCGGACGGGACGCTCCGGATCGTCGCGCGGGGTGTGAAGGAGGATCCAGCCGGACTGGTGACGTGACTGGCAGGCGAGGCGACGGTCGCGGCGGTTCGCTCTCGTCTCTGCAGCACGACTCCCTTGAAGGCCTGCAACTCGGCAGGCCGATCTGACCCTGCACTGATGGCCGCCCGAAGGAAAGTTCTGCACAATCAAGGCGAGCAGGTGCCCAAAACCGCAATTTTCGTTCGGTTTCTGCTCCGAAAGCCGATATCTTGGACGGGCAAAATGACCGGGTCGGGCGGAGCCGGCCCATCGCCGACAATCGGGGGGAGAATGGCGCAATCATCGGTGAAGACGAAGGCGGTTAGGTCGGGGACCGGGAAAACTAGCCAAAAAGAACAACTCTCGACCATCGCCGACGACACCCTCGGATTCTTTTCGGACATCGCCGATGCCGCCAACGCAAAGCTCGGCGAAGCCCGCGCTTCCGGTGCGGAATCATTCGCTGTTGTCAACACGCTGACCGGGGCCAATGCCGTTCAAAACATGAGCGACATCACGTCGGAACAGCGGCAGCAGCTCGTCGAGCTCGCACGGGAGCCTGCGATCGCGCGTCTCGTCCTCCGTGACGAGGAAGGCGAGGAGAAGGTCTACTTCATTGCGCGCGCCGGGACGCTCCCCCACGACCGCCATACCATGGCGAGCTATCGCTCACCGATCGGACGAATGGCGTCGCTGCCCGTCGGAGGCGACCAGGATGTGCGCACGTCGAAGGGCATGCGCAATTTCGAGGTGGCCGAACGCGCGGTCTTGCAACCGGACATCAAAGACAAGAAGTGGGATTCTCACGATACTGTACTTCAAGGTGCCAACTATGGTCCCATCACGGTTACTTCTCTCCGCGAGCTTCTGAAGTCCACGGGTGCGGCGGAAATCGCCGATATCCTCGATGCGCTTCTGGCCGAAGGCAGGGAAGCCGACAACGTACTGGAAGGCCTGCGCCGCAATGCCATCCTCAAGATGGGTTTGCGGGATCAACCCCTGCTCGATCAGTACCAGGACGAGATCTTCCGCCTGCCGCTGGACAGCCGGCTGGTGATATTGGGGCCGCCCGGCACCGGCAAGACCACCACGCTGATCAAGAGGCTTGGACTGAAGCTGGATCGCGAATTTCTGCAAGCGGAGGAAGAGGCGCTTATTGCGCGCTCGTTCGCTGGAGCCGCCGGTCATACCGGAAGCTGGCTGATGTTCACTCCCACGGAATTGTTGAAACTCTATCTCAAGGAGGCATTTGCGCGAG is a genomic window of Bradyrhizobium sp. CB1717 containing:
- a CDS encoding SOS response-associated peptidase family protein, with the translated sequence MCNLYSITTNQAAISALFRVVNRYVGNLEPMPGVFPDYRAPIVRTGPDGRELAPARWGMPSSSKALMDATKKRAEKLQAKGKEVDFKELLRMEPDGGTTNIRNVKSKHWTRWLGPENRCVVPFNSFSEFNKAEGGDIWFALDETRPLACFAGIWTNWTSVRKVKEGETTNDLYAFLTTEPNAEVGAIHPKAMPVILTTPDEVETWMTAPLEEALKLQRPLPDGTLRIVARGVKEDPAGLVT